Proteins encoded within one genomic window of Eleutherodactylus coqui strain aEleCoq1 chromosome 1, aEleCoq1.hap1, whole genome shotgun sequence:
- the RAD51AP2 gene encoding RAD51-associated protein 2 isoform X1: MYRGQSSNTEVDDIWHEKGKYKGKPQSQQLQMVTEGDSPVGITSDKDVRGLKNTHSPHLAMHFSMEYMILNQSDLIWEHCILSAYTSYYSSDIWPLFDVTNVNNYTCNLRVTSDIAPIARYEHHREPCKASDGDIRFSNFNGIFAAQAIRNSYIPGAINKKEPRQKRKLSVQLDGTEKSAKRSMIIKKCDDMSPYFMDLCEKKNADFMSCITIETKAEDRYVKPCHTIEASSVKNMSMPTLRTVAKTCCNVRPGCKMSDDGCYFGSVLKSLVISSSSLGVTEEVFSSTFIPQTDSSVDYTMQCGSLQQKGRCKVPSDSDESLCLTNNTDSNINLHVRLSAHPCILTSDIILRDVNCSEPGERQGQNWERRRIWDEMVIAANILKSSPQNKLSLVYTDKQNRHCANNDKSFLPRGKTFSTRLNYSKQHFLQDIGFSIFAASLLGTSRNDFPFFHNAVLQSASPTESSHETTDESFLLKQGLTYEEAEVEVSLGTENINNSTGKAHLAYKSALNKQDFCFPSHFQKKVVTEQSEKETSGNNVDFCIESTCSEQVSHTERFHKVCLEKSESSKHFTEIHCSFRNEMLLYKSRSRQDNMVTIEYKPSECQNIKQPHKHQSCTKDAKDKEHNEEVQSGNMNSEATHHHNTGDSSNVIEEVDMTFNKLDSKQEEGQYENLYVLDEPLNGSFVSSVCVEATVNEKCRQKCDPLTEIKGEASVVVTEENMDASSSDSKELVYNADFRMKAQFDLVLEELKMFHTIDEENIENETEQENRLEATCTNTQEDGINENFPSNKEIVGGELEVLVTKKDHICDRETTKVREQEVPQQCISYNPGGEESLYSADNADAHFTEDIPKSSSWTPAFVKSIDREANITSYTEKAVTFSHGIGRVTPLKTRTGPLRIGLSKKAKIKQLHPYLR; encoded by the exons ATGTACAGAGGACAGTCGTCAAACACAGAAGTGGACGACATATGGCATGAAAAAGGGAAATACAAGGGAAAACCGCAGTCCCAACAATTGCAGATGGTCACAGAAGGAGACTCTCCGGTGGGAATTACATCCGACAAAGACGTGCGCGGCCTGAAAAACACACATTCTCCTCACTTAGCAATGCATTTCTCCATGGAGTACATGATACTTAACCAATCGGACCTCATCTGGGAGCATTGTATTCTATCGGCATACACTTCTTATTATTCAAGTGATATATGGCCTCTTTTTGATGTAACCAATGTTAATAACTATACATGTAATCTCAGAGTGACCTCAGATATTGCACCAATAGCTAGATATGAGCACCATAGAGAACCCTGCAAGGCATCTGATGGGGATATACGTTTTAGTAACTTTAATGGTATTTTTGCTGCTCAGGCCATAAGGAACAGCTATATACCGGGAGCTATTAACAAGAAGGAACCAAGGCAGAAGAGAAAACTGAGTGTGCAGTTAGATGGTACAGAGAAGAGCGCAAAAAGGTCCATGATCATAAAGAAATGTGAtgatatgtctccttattttatGGATctctgtgagaaaaaaaatgctgatttTATGTCTTGTATCACAATAGAAACTAAGGCTGAAGACAGATATGTAAAACCTTGTCATACAATCGAGGCATCCTCAGTGAAAAATATGTCTATGCCTACATTAAGAACTGTTGcgaaaacatgctgcaatgtcAGACCTGGTTGTAAAATGTCTGATGATGGATGTTACTTTGGGTCAGTGCTAAAGTCATTGGTTATATCATCTTCTTCACTTGGTGTTACAGAAGAGGTTTTTAGTAGCACTTTCATTCCTCAAACTGACAGTTCTGTTGATTATACTATGCAATGCGGTAGTCTGCAACAAAAAGGACGCTGTAAAGTTCCGTCTGACTCTGATGAAAGCCTTTGTTTGACAAACAACACTGACAGTAATATTAATCTGCATGTCAGGCTGTCAGCACATCCTTGTATACTAACTTCAGACATTATTCTTAGGGATGTTAACTGCAGCGAACCAGGTGAGCGACAAGGACAAAATTGGGAGAGGAGAAGGATTTGGGATGAAATGGTCATTGCTGCAAACATATTAAAAAGTTCCCCCCAAAACAAATTATCCTTGGTGTATACTGATAAGCAAAATCGTCATTGTGCCAATAATGATAAGTCGTTTTTGCCAAGAGGAAAAACATTTTCAACACGACTCAATTACTCCAAGCAACATTTCCTCCAGGACATCGGCTTTTCAATTTTTGCGGCTTCATTACTCGGAACGTCCAGAAATGATTTTCCGTTTTTTCACAACGCCGTCTTACAAAGCGCTTCTCCAACAGAATCTTCCCATGAAACGACTGACGAATCATTCCTATTGAAACAAGGCTTAACATATGAAGAAGCAGAAGTGGAGGTTTCTCTTGGCACCGAAAATATAAATAACAGCACTGGAAAAGCTCATCTGGCCTATAAAAGTGCACTTAACAAACAAGACTTCTGCTTTCCTTCACACTTTCAGAAGAAAGTTGTCACTGAACAGTCTGAAAAAGAGACATCTGGAAACAATGTAGACTTTTGTATAGAGTCTACGTGTTCGGAGCAGGTGTCCCATACCGAACGCTTTCACAAAGTCTGTTTAGAGAAATCAGAAAGTAGCAAACATTTCACAGAGATACATTGTTCCTTCCGGAATGAGATGTTGTTATACAAAAGCAGATCCAGGCAGGACAACATGGTCACGATAGAATATAAACCCTCAGAGTGCCAAAACATAAAACAGCCACACAAACATCAATCCTGTACAAAAGATGCCAAAGATAAAGAACACAATGAAGAGGTACAAAGCGGGAATATGAACAGTGAAGCCACTCACCACCACAATACAGGGGATTCTTCCAACGTTATCGAAGAAGTGGATATGACGTTCAATAAATTAGATAGTAAGCAAGAAGAAGGTCAATACGAGAACTTATATGTCTTGGATGAACCTTTAAACGGGAgctttgtgtcttctgtgtgtgtagaAGCCACAGTAAATGAAAAGTGTAGGCAAAAATGTGATCCATTAACGGAAATTAAAGGAGAGGCATCTGTAGTAGTTACTGAAGAAAACATGGACGCTTCCAGTTCAGACAGTAAAGAACTGGTATATAATGCAGATTTCAGGATGAAGGCCCAGTTTGACTTGGTCTTAGAAGAATTGAAGATGTTTCATACAATAGACGAAGAAAACATTGAAAATGAGACAGAGCAGGAGAACAGACTGGAAGCTACTTGCACCAATACCCAAGAGGATGGGATCAACGAGAATTTCCCCAGTAATAAAGAAATAGTTGGTGGAGAACTTGAAGTTTTAGTAACAAAAAAAGATCATATATGTGATAGAGAGACAACTAAAGTCAGGGAGCAGGAGGTGCCTCAACAGTGTATATCTTACAACCCAGGTGGTGAGGAATCCTTGTATTCTGCTGATAATGCAG ATGCACATTTTACAGAAGACATTCCAAAATCGTCATCATGGACACCGGCCTTTGTGAAAAGCATTGACAGAGAAGCGAATATTACATCATACACCGAGAAAG CAGTGACATTTTCTCATGGGATTGGAAGAGTGACACCACTCAAGACACGCACGGGTCCTCTTAGGATTGGCCTGTCAAAGAAAGCAAAGATTAAACAGCTTCATCCTTATCTGCGATAG
- the RAD51AP2 gene encoding RAD51-associated protein 2 isoform X3 → MYRGQSSNTEVDDIWHEKGKYKGKPQSQQLQMVTEGDSPVGITSDKDVRGLKNTHSPHLAMHFSMEYMILNQSDLIWEHCILSAYTSYYSSDIWPLFDVTNVNNYTCNLRVTSDIAPIARYEHHREPCKASDGDIRFSNFNGIFAAQAIRNSYIPGAINKKEPRQKRKLSVQLDGTEKSAKRSMIIKKCDDMSPYFMDLCEKKNADFMSCITIETKAEDRYVKPCHTIEASSVKNMSMPTLRTVAKTCCNVRPGCKMSDDGCYFGSVLKSLVISSSSLGVTEEVFSSTFIPQTDSSVDYTMQCGSLQQKGRCKVPSDSDESLCLTNNTDSNINLHVRLSAHPCILTSDIILRDVNCSEPGERQGQNWERRRIWDEMVIAANILKSSPQNKLSLVYTDKQNRHCANNDKSFLPRGKTFSTRLNYSKQHFLQDIGFSIFAASLLGTSRNDFPFFHNAVLQSASPTESSHETTDESFLLKQGLTYEEAEVEVSLGTENINNSTGKAHLAYKSALNKQDFCFPSHFQKKVVTEQSEKETSGNNVDFCIESTCSEQVSHTERFHKVCLEKSESSKHFTEIHCSFRNEMLLYKSRSRQDNMVTIEYKPSECQNIKQPHKHQSCTKDAKDKEHNEEVQSGNMNSEATHHHNTGDSSNVIEEVDMTFNKLDSKQEEGQYENLYVLDEPLNGSFVSSVCVEATVNEKCRQKCDPLTEIKGEASVVVTEENMDASSSDSKELVYNADFRMKAQFDLVLEELKMFHTIDEENIENETEQENRLEATCTNTQEDGINENFPSNKEIVGGELEVLVTKKDHICDRETTKVREQEVPQQCISYNPGGEESLYSADNAEDIPKSSSWTPAFVKSIDREANITSYTEKAVTFSHGIGRVTPLKTRTGPLRIGLSKKAKIKQLHPYLR, encoded by the exons ATGTACAGAGGACAGTCGTCAAACACAGAAGTGGACGACATATGGCATGAAAAAGGGAAATACAAGGGAAAACCGCAGTCCCAACAATTGCAGATGGTCACAGAAGGAGACTCTCCGGTGGGAATTACATCCGACAAAGACGTGCGCGGCCTGAAAAACACACATTCTCCTCACTTAGCAATGCATTTCTCCATGGAGTACATGATACTTAACCAATCGGACCTCATCTGGGAGCATTGTATTCTATCGGCATACACTTCTTATTATTCAAGTGATATATGGCCTCTTTTTGATGTAACCAATGTTAATAACTATACATGTAATCTCAGAGTGACCTCAGATATTGCACCAATAGCTAGATATGAGCACCATAGAGAACCCTGCAAGGCATCTGATGGGGATATACGTTTTAGTAACTTTAATGGTATTTTTGCTGCTCAGGCCATAAGGAACAGCTATATACCGGGAGCTATTAACAAGAAGGAACCAAGGCAGAAGAGAAAACTGAGTGTGCAGTTAGATGGTACAGAGAAGAGCGCAAAAAGGTCCATGATCATAAAGAAATGTGAtgatatgtctccttattttatGGATctctgtgagaaaaaaaatgctgatttTATGTCTTGTATCACAATAGAAACTAAGGCTGAAGACAGATATGTAAAACCTTGTCATACAATCGAGGCATCCTCAGTGAAAAATATGTCTATGCCTACATTAAGAACTGTTGcgaaaacatgctgcaatgtcAGACCTGGTTGTAAAATGTCTGATGATGGATGTTACTTTGGGTCAGTGCTAAAGTCATTGGTTATATCATCTTCTTCACTTGGTGTTACAGAAGAGGTTTTTAGTAGCACTTTCATTCCTCAAACTGACAGTTCTGTTGATTATACTATGCAATGCGGTAGTCTGCAACAAAAAGGACGCTGTAAAGTTCCGTCTGACTCTGATGAAAGCCTTTGTTTGACAAACAACACTGACAGTAATATTAATCTGCATGTCAGGCTGTCAGCACATCCTTGTATACTAACTTCAGACATTATTCTTAGGGATGTTAACTGCAGCGAACCAGGTGAGCGACAAGGACAAAATTGGGAGAGGAGAAGGATTTGGGATGAAATGGTCATTGCTGCAAACATATTAAAAAGTTCCCCCCAAAACAAATTATCCTTGGTGTATACTGATAAGCAAAATCGTCATTGTGCCAATAATGATAAGTCGTTTTTGCCAAGAGGAAAAACATTTTCAACACGACTCAATTACTCCAAGCAACATTTCCTCCAGGACATCGGCTTTTCAATTTTTGCGGCTTCATTACTCGGAACGTCCAGAAATGATTTTCCGTTTTTTCACAACGCCGTCTTACAAAGCGCTTCTCCAACAGAATCTTCCCATGAAACGACTGACGAATCATTCCTATTGAAACAAGGCTTAACATATGAAGAAGCAGAAGTGGAGGTTTCTCTTGGCACCGAAAATATAAATAACAGCACTGGAAAAGCTCATCTGGCCTATAAAAGTGCACTTAACAAACAAGACTTCTGCTTTCCTTCACACTTTCAGAAGAAAGTTGTCACTGAACAGTCTGAAAAAGAGACATCTGGAAACAATGTAGACTTTTGTATAGAGTCTACGTGTTCGGAGCAGGTGTCCCATACCGAACGCTTTCACAAAGTCTGTTTAGAGAAATCAGAAAGTAGCAAACATTTCACAGAGATACATTGTTCCTTCCGGAATGAGATGTTGTTATACAAAAGCAGATCCAGGCAGGACAACATGGTCACGATAGAATATAAACCCTCAGAGTGCCAAAACATAAAACAGCCACACAAACATCAATCCTGTACAAAAGATGCCAAAGATAAAGAACACAATGAAGAGGTACAAAGCGGGAATATGAACAGTGAAGCCACTCACCACCACAATACAGGGGATTCTTCCAACGTTATCGAAGAAGTGGATATGACGTTCAATAAATTAGATAGTAAGCAAGAAGAAGGTCAATACGAGAACTTATATGTCTTGGATGAACCTTTAAACGGGAgctttgtgtcttctgtgtgtgtagaAGCCACAGTAAATGAAAAGTGTAGGCAAAAATGTGATCCATTAACGGAAATTAAAGGAGAGGCATCTGTAGTAGTTACTGAAGAAAACATGGACGCTTCCAGTTCAGACAGTAAAGAACTGGTATATAATGCAGATTTCAGGATGAAGGCCCAGTTTGACTTGGTCTTAGAAGAATTGAAGATGTTTCATACAATAGACGAAGAAAACATTGAAAATGAGACAGAGCAGGAGAACAGACTGGAAGCTACTTGCACCAATACCCAAGAGGATGGGATCAACGAGAATTTCCCCAGTAATAAAGAAATAGTTGGTGGAGAACTTGAAGTTTTAGTAACAAAAAAAGATCATATATGTGATAGAGAGACAACTAAAGTCAGGGAGCAGGAGGTGCCTCAACAGTGTATATCTTACAACCCAGGTGGTGAGGAATCCTTGTATTCTGCTGATAATGCAG AAGACATTCCAAAATCGTCATCATGGACACCGGCCTTTGTGAAAAGCATTGACAGAGAAGCGAATATTACATCATACACCGAGAAAG CAGTGACATTTTCTCATGGGATTGGAAGAGTGACACCACTCAAGACACGCACGGGTCCTCTTAGGATTGGCCTGTCAAAGAAAGCAAAGATTAAACAGCTTCATCCTTATCTGCGATAG
- the RAD51AP2 gene encoding RAD51-associated protein 2 isoform X2 has protein sequence MYRGQSSNTEVDDIWHEKGKYKGKPQSQQLQMVTEGDSPVGITSDKDVRGLKNTHSPHLAMHFSMEYMILNQSDLIWEHCILSAYTSYYSSDIWPLFDVTNVNNYTCNLRVTSDIAPIARYEHHREPCKASDGDIRFSNFNGIFAAQAIRNSYIPGAINKKEPRQKRKLSVQLDGTEKSAKRSMIIKKCDDMSPYFMDLCEKKNADFMSCITIETKAEDRYVKPCHTIEASSVKNMSMPTLRTVAKTCCNVRPGCKMSDDGCYFGSVLKSLVISSSSLGVTEEVFSSTFIPQTDSSVDYTMQCGSLQQKGRCKVPSDSDESLCLTNNTDSNINLHVRLSAHPCILTSDIILRDVNCSEPGERQGQNWERRRIWDEMVIAANILKSSPQNKLSLVYTDKQNRHCANNDKSFLPRGKTFSTRLNYSKQHFLQDIGFSIFAASLLGTSRNDFPFFHNAVLQSASPTESSHETTDESFLLKQGLTYEEAEVEVSLGTENINNSTGKAHLAYKSALNKQDFCFPSHFQKKVVTEQSEKETSGNNVDFCIESTCSEQVSHTERFHKVCLEKSESSKHFTEIHCSFRNEMLLYKSRSRQDNMVTIEYKPSECQNIKQPHKHQSCTKDAKDKEHNEEVQSGNMNSEATHHHNTGDSSNVIEEVDMTFNKLDSKQEEGQYENLYVLDEPLNGSFVSSVCVEATVNEKCRQKCDPLTEIKGEASVVVTEENMDASSSDSKELVYNADFRMKAQFDLVLEELKMFHTIDEENIENETEQENRLEATCTNTQEDGINENFPSNKEIVGGELEVLVTKKDHICDRETTKVREQEVPQQCISYNPGGEESLYSADNADAHFTEDIPKSSSWTPAFVKSIDREANITSYTEKVTFSHGIGRVTPLKTRTGPLRIGLSKKAKIKQLHPYLR, from the exons ATGTACAGAGGACAGTCGTCAAACACAGAAGTGGACGACATATGGCATGAAAAAGGGAAATACAAGGGAAAACCGCAGTCCCAACAATTGCAGATGGTCACAGAAGGAGACTCTCCGGTGGGAATTACATCCGACAAAGACGTGCGCGGCCTGAAAAACACACATTCTCCTCACTTAGCAATGCATTTCTCCATGGAGTACATGATACTTAACCAATCGGACCTCATCTGGGAGCATTGTATTCTATCGGCATACACTTCTTATTATTCAAGTGATATATGGCCTCTTTTTGATGTAACCAATGTTAATAACTATACATGTAATCTCAGAGTGACCTCAGATATTGCACCAATAGCTAGATATGAGCACCATAGAGAACCCTGCAAGGCATCTGATGGGGATATACGTTTTAGTAACTTTAATGGTATTTTTGCTGCTCAGGCCATAAGGAACAGCTATATACCGGGAGCTATTAACAAGAAGGAACCAAGGCAGAAGAGAAAACTGAGTGTGCAGTTAGATGGTACAGAGAAGAGCGCAAAAAGGTCCATGATCATAAAGAAATGTGAtgatatgtctccttattttatGGATctctgtgagaaaaaaaatgctgatttTATGTCTTGTATCACAATAGAAACTAAGGCTGAAGACAGATATGTAAAACCTTGTCATACAATCGAGGCATCCTCAGTGAAAAATATGTCTATGCCTACATTAAGAACTGTTGcgaaaacatgctgcaatgtcAGACCTGGTTGTAAAATGTCTGATGATGGATGTTACTTTGGGTCAGTGCTAAAGTCATTGGTTATATCATCTTCTTCACTTGGTGTTACAGAAGAGGTTTTTAGTAGCACTTTCATTCCTCAAACTGACAGTTCTGTTGATTATACTATGCAATGCGGTAGTCTGCAACAAAAAGGACGCTGTAAAGTTCCGTCTGACTCTGATGAAAGCCTTTGTTTGACAAACAACACTGACAGTAATATTAATCTGCATGTCAGGCTGTCAGCACATCCTTGTATACTAACTTCAGACATTATTCTTAGGGATGTTAACTGCAGCGAACCAGGTGAGCGACAAGGACAAAATTGGGAGAGGAGAAGGATTTGGGATGAAATGGTCATTGCTGCAAACATATTAAAAAGTTCCCCCCAAAACAAATTATCCTTGGTGTATACTGATAAGCAAAATCGTCATTGTGCCAATAATGATAAGTCGTTTTTGCCAAGAGGAAAAACATTTTCAACACGACTCAATTACTCCAAGCAACATTTCCTCCAGGACATCGGCTTTTCAATTTTTGCGGCTTCATTACTCGGAACGTCCAGAAATGATTTTCCGTTTTTTCACAACGCCGTCTTACAAAGCGCTTCTCCAACAGAATCTTCCCATGAAACGACTGACGAATCATTCCTATTGAAACAAGGCTTAACATATGAAGAAGCAGAAGTGGAGGTTTCTCTTGGCACCGAAAATATAAATAACAGCACTGGAAAAGCTCATCTGGCCTATAAAAGTGCACTTAACAAACAAGACTTCTGCTTTCCTTCACACTTTCAGAAGAAAGTTGTCACTGAACAGTCTGAAAAAGAGACATCTGGAAACAATGTAGACTTTTGTATAGAGTCTACGTGTTCGGAGCAGGTGTCCCATACCGAACGCTTTCACAAAGTCTGTTTAGAGAAATCAGAAAGTAGCAAACATTTCACAGAGATACATTGTTCCTTCCGGAATGAGATGTTGTTATACAAAAGCAGATCCAGGCAGGACAACATGGTCACGATAGAATATAAACCCTCAGAGTGCCAAAACATAAAACAGCCACACAAACATCAATCCTGTACAAAAGATGCCAAAGATAAAGAACACAATGAAGAGGTACAAAGCGGGAATATGAACAGTGAAGCCACTCACCACCACAATACAGGGGATTCTTCCAACGTTATCGAAGAAGTGGATATGACGTTCAATAAATTAGATAGTAAGCAAGAAGAAGGTCAATACGAGAACTTATATGTCTTGGATGAACCTTTAAACGGGAgctttgtgtcttctgtgtgtgtagaAGCCACAGTAAATGAAAAGTGTAGGCAAAAATGTGATCCATTAACGGAAATTAAAGGAGAGGCATCTGTAGTAGTTACTGAAGAAAACATGGACGCTTCCAGTTCAGACAGTAAAGAACTGGTATATAATGCAGATTTCAGGATGAAGGCCCAGTTTGACTTGGTCTTAGAAGAATTGAAGATGTTTCATACAATAGACGAAGAAAACATTGAAAATGAGACAGAGCAGGAGAACAGACTGGAAGCTACTTGCACCAATACCCAAGAGGATGGGATCAACGAGAATTTCCCCAGTAATAAAGAAATAGTTGGTGGAGAACTTGAAGTTTTAGTAACAAAAAAAGATCATATATGTGATAGAGAGACAACTAAAGTCAGGGAGCAGGAGGTGCCTCAACAGTGTATATCTTACAACCCAGGTGGTGAGGAATCCTTGTATTCTGCTGATAATGCAG ATGCACATTTTACAGAAGACATTCCAAAATCGTCATCATGGACACCGGCCTTTGTGAAAAGCATTGACAGAGAAGCGAATATTACATCATACACCGAGAAAG TGACATTTTCTCATGGGATTGGAAGAGTGACACCACTCAAGACACGCACGGGTCCTCTTAGGATTGGCCTGTCAAAGAAAGCAAAGATTAAACAGCTTCATCCTTATCTGCGATAG
- the RAD51AP2 gene encoding RAD51-associated protein 2 isoform X4 → MYRGQSSNTEVDDIWHEKGKYKGKPQSQQLQMVTEGDSPVGITSDKDVRGLKNTHSPHLAMHFSMEYMILNQSDLIWEHCILSAYTSYYSSDIWPLFDVTNVNNYTCNLRVTSDIAPIARYEHHREPCKASDGDIRFSNFNGIFAAQAIRNSYIPGAINKKEPRQKRKLSVQLDGTEKSAKRSMIIKKCDDMSPYFMDLCEKKNADFMSCITIETKAEDRYVKPCHTIEASSVKNMSMPTLRTVAKTCCNVRPGCKMSDDGCYFGSVLKSLVISSSSLGVTEEVFSSTFIPQTDSSVDYTMQCGSLQQKGRCKVPSDSDESLCLTNNTDSNINLHVRLSAHPCILTSDIILRDVNCSEPGERQGQNWERRRIWDEMVIAANILKSSPQNKLSLVYTDKQNRHCANNDKSFLPRGKTFSTRLNYSKQHFLQDIGFSIFAASLLGTSRNDFPFFHNAVLQSASPTESSHETTDESFLLKQGLTYEEAEVEVSLGTENINNSTGKAHLAYKSALNKQDFCFPSHFQKKVVTEQSEKETSGNNVDFCIESTCSEQVSHTERFHKVCLEKSESSKHFTEIHCSFRNEMLLYKSRSRQDNMVTIEYKPSECQNIKQPHKHQSCTKDAKDKEHNEEVQSGNMNSEATHHHNTGDSSNVIEEVDMTFNKLDSKQEEGQYENLYVLDEPLNGSFVSSVCVEATVNEKCRQKCDPLTEIKGEASVVVTEENMDASSSDSKELVYNADFRMKAQFDLVLEELKMFHTIDEENIENETEQENRLEATCTNTQEDGINENFPSNKEIVGGELEVLVTKKDHICDRETTKVREQEVPQQCISYNPGGEESLYSADNAEDIPKSSSWTPAFVKSIDREANITSYTEKVTFSHGIGRVTPLKTRTGPLRIGLSKKAKIKQLHPYLR, encoded by the exons ATGTACAGAGGACAGTCGTCAAACACAGAAGTGGACGACATATGGCATGAAAAAGGGAAATACAAGGGAAAACCGCAGTCCCAACAATTGCAGATGGTCACAGAAGGAGACTCTCCGGTGGGAATTACATCCGACAAAGACGTGCGCGGCCTGAAAAACACACATTCTCCTCACTTAGCAATGCATTTCTCCATGGAGTACATGATACTTAACCAATCGGACCTCATCTGGGAGCATTGTATTCTATCGGCATACACTTCTTATTATTCAAGTGATATATGGCCTCTTTTTGATGTAACCAATGTTAATAACTATACATGTAATCTCAGAGTGACCTCAGATATTGCACCAATAGCTAGATATGAGCACCATAGAGAACCCTGCAAGGCATCTGATGGGGATATACGTTTTAGTAACTTTAATGGTATTTTTGCTGCTCAGGCCATAAGGAACAGCTATATACCGGGAGCTATTAACAAGAAGGAACCAAGGCAGAAGAGAAAACTGAGTGTGCAGTTAGATGGTACAGAGAAGAGCGCAAAAAGGTCCATGATCATAAAGAAATGTGAtgatatgtctccttattttatGGATctctgtgagaaaaaaaatgctgatttTATGTCTTGTATCACAATAGAAACTAAGGCTGAAGACAGATATGTAAAACCTTGTCATACAATCGAGGCATCCTCAGTGAAAAATATGTCTATGCCTACATTAAGAACTGTTGcgaaaacatgctgcaatgtcAGACCTGGTTGTAAAATGTCTGATGATGGATGTTACTTTGGGTCAGTGCTAAAGTCATTGGTTATATCATCTTCTTCACTTGGTGTTACAGAAGAGGTTTTTAGTAGCACTTTCATTCCTCAAACTGACAGTTCTGTTGATTATACTATGCAATGCGGTAGTCTGCAACAAAAAGGACGCTGTAAAGTTCCGTCTGACTCTGATGAAAGCCTTTGTTTGACAAACAACACTGACAGTAATATTAATCTGCATGTCAGGCTGTCAGCACATCCTTGTATACTAACTTCAGACATTATTCTTAGGGATGTTAACTGCAGCGAACCAGGTGAGCGACAAGGACAAAATTGGGAGAGGAGAAGGATTTGGGATGAAATGGTCATTGCTGCAAACATATTAAAAAGTTCCCCCCAAAACAAATTATCCTTGGTGTATACTGATAAGCAAAATCGTCATTGTGCCAATAATGATAAGTCGTTTTTGCCAAGAGGAAAAACATTTTCAACACGACTCAATTACTCCAAGCAACATTTCCTCCAGGACATCGGCTTTTCAATTTTTGCGGCTTCATTACTCGGAACGTCCAGAAATGATTTTCCGTTTTTTCACAACGCCGTCTTACAAAGCGCTTCTCCAACAGAATCTTCCCATGAAACGACTGACGAATCATTCCTATTGAAACAAGGCTTAACATATGAAGAAGCAGAAGTGGAGGTTTCTCTTGGCACCGAAAATATAAATAACAGCACTGGAAAAGCTCATCTGGCCTATAAAAGTGCACTTAACAAACAAGACTTCTGCTTTCCTTCACACTTTCAGAAGAAAGTTGTCACTGAACAGTCTGAAAAAGAGACATCTGGAAACAATGTAGACTTTTGTATAGAGTCTACGTGTTCGGAGCAGGTGTCCCATACCGAACGCTTTCACAAAGTCTGTTTAGAGAAATCAGAAAGTAGCAAACATTTCACAGAGATACATTGTTCCTTCCGGAATGAGATGTTGTTATACAAAAGCAGATCCAGGCAGGACAACATGGTCACGATAGAATATAAACCCTCAGAGTGCCAAAACATAAAACAGCCACACAAACATCAATCCTGTACAAAAGATGCCAAAGATAAAGAACACAATGAAGAGGTACAAAGCGGGAATATGAACAGTGAAGCCACTCACCACCACAATACAGGGGATTCTTCCAACGTTATCGAAGAAGTGGATATGACGTTCAATAAATTAGATAGTAAGCAAGAAGAAGGTCAATACGAGAACTTATATGTCTTGGATGAACCTTTAAACGGGAgctttgtgtcttctgtgtgtgtagaAGCCACAGTAAATGAAAAGTGTAGGCAAAAATGTGATCCATTAACGGAAATTAAAGGAGAGGCATCTGTAGTAGTTACTGAAGAAAACATGGACGCTTCCAGTTCAGACAGTAAAGAACTGGTATATAATGCAGATTTCAGGATGAAGGCCCAGTTTGACTTGGTCTTAGAAGAATTGAAGATGTTTCATACAATAGACGAAGAAAACATTGAAAATGAGACAGAGCAGGAGAACAGACTGGAAGCTACTTGCACCAATACCCAAGAGGATGGGATCAACGAGAATTTCCCCAGTAATAAAGAAATAGTTGGTGGAGAACTTGAAGTTTTAGTAACAAAAAAAGATCATATATGTGATAGAGAGACAACTAAAGTCAGGGAGCAGGAGGTGCCTCAACAGTGTATATCTTACAACCCAGGTGGTGAGGAATCCTTGTATTCTGCTGATAATGCAG AAGACATTCCAAAATCGTCATCATGGACACCGGCCTTTGTGAAAAGCATTGACAGAGAAGCGAATATTACATCATACACCGAGAAAG TGACATTTTCTCATGGGATTGGAAGAGTGACACCACTCAAGACACGCACGGGTCCTCTTAGGATTGGCCTGTCAAAGAAAGCAAAGATTAAACAGCTTCATCCTTATCTGCGATAG